A DNA window from Dama dama isolate Ldn47 chromosome 19, ASM3311817v1, whole genome shotgun sequence contains the following coding sequences:
- the EPHB3 gene encoding ephrin type-B receptor 3 yields the protein MARGRPPPPPPPPPGLLPLLSPLLLLPLLLPAGCRALEETLMDTKWVTSELAWTSHPESGWEEVSGYDEAMNPIRTYQVCNVRESSQNNWLRTGFIWRRDVQRVYVELKFTVRDCNSIPNIPGSCKETFNLFYYEADSDVASASSPFWMENPYVKVDTIAPDESFSRLDAGRVNTKVRSFGPLSKAGFYLAFQDQGACMSLISVRAFYKKCASTTAGFALFPETLTGAEPTSLVIAPGTCIANAVEVSVPLKLYCNGDGEWMVPVGACTCATGHEPAAKESQCRPCPPGSYKAKQGEGPCLPCPPNSRTTAPAAGICTCHNNFYRADSDSADSACTTVPSPPRGVISNVNETSLILEWSEPRDLGGRDDLLYNVICKKCHGGPGTMTCSRCDDNVEFVPRQLGLTERRVHISHLLAHTRYTFEVQAVNGVSGKSPLPPRYAAVNITTNQAAPSEVPTLRLHSSSGSSLTLSWAPPERPNGVILDYEMKYFEKSEGIASTVTSQKNSVQLDGLRPDARYVVQVRARTVAGYGQYSHPAEFETTSERGSGAQQLQEQLPLIVGSATAGLVFVVAVVVIAVVCLRKQRHSSDSEYTEKLQQYIAPGMKVYIDPFTYEDPNEAVREFAKEIDVSCVKIEEVIGAGEFGEVCRGRLKQPGRREVFVAIKTLKVGYTERQRRDFLSEASIMGQFDHPNIIRLEGVVTKSRPVMILTEFMENCALDSFLRLNDGQFTVIQLVGMLRGIAAGMKYLSEMNYVHRDLAARNILVNSNLVCKVSDFGLSRFLEDDPSDPTYTSSLGGKIPIRWTAPEAIAYRKFTSASDVWSYGIVMWEVMSYGERPYWDMSNQDVINAVEQDYRLPPPMDCPTALHQLMLDCWVRDRNLRPKFSQIVNTLDKLIRNAASLKVIASAQSGMSQPLLDRTVPDYTTFTTVGDWLDAIKMGRYKESFVSAGFASFDLVAQMTAEDLLRIGVTLAGHQKKILSSIQDMRLQMNQTLPVQV from the exons ATGGCCCGaggccgcccgccgccgccgccgccgccgccgccggggctCCTGCCGCTGCTTTCTCCGTTGCTGCTGCTGCCCCTGCTGCTGCCCGCCGGCTGCCGGGCGCTGGAAG AGACCCTCATGGATACAAAATGGGTGACATCTGAGTTGGCATGGACCTCTCATCCAGAAAGTGGG TGGGAAGAGGTGAGTGGCTATGACGAAGCCATGAACCCCATCCGCACGTACCAGGTGTGTAACGTGCGGGAGTCCAGCCAGAACAACTGGCTTCGCACAGGCTTCATCTGGCGGCGAGATGTGCAGCGGGTCTACGTGGAGCTGAAGTTCACTGTGCGGGACTGCAATAGCATCCCCAACATCCCTGGCTCCTGCAAGGAGACCTTCAACCTCTTCTACTATGAGGCTGACAGTGATGtggcctcagcctcctccccctTCTGGATGGAGAACCCCTACGTGAAGGTGGACACCATCGCACCTGATGAGAGCTTCTCCCGGCTTGATGCTGGCCGTGTCAACACCAAGGTGCGCAGCTTTGGGCCGCTCTCCAAGGCTGGCTTCTACTTGGCCTTCCAGGACCAGGGCGCCTGCATGTCACTCATCTCCGTGCGTGCATTCTACAAGAAGTGTGCGTCCACCACTGCAGGCTTTGCGCTCTTCCCTGAAACCCTCACTGGGGCTGAGCCTACCTCACTGGTCATCGCCCCTGGCACCTGCATCGCCAACGCCGTGGAGGTGTCCGTGCCCCTCAAGCTCTACTGCAACGGTGACGGGGAGTGGATGGTGCCTGTGGGTGCCTGTACCTGTGCCACCGGCCATGAGCCAGCCGCCAAGGAGTCCCAGTGCCGCC CCTGTCCCCCCGGGAGCTACAAGGCGAAGCAGGGAGAAGGGCCCTGCCTCCCCTGTCCACCCAATAGCCGCACCACTGCACCAGCTGCTGGCATCTGCACCTGCCATAACAACTTCTACCGCGCAGACTCCGACTCCGCAGACAGTGCCTGTACCA CGGTGCCATCTCCGCCTCGGGGTGTGATCTCTAATGTGAATGAGACCTCACTGATCCTTGAGTGGAGTGAGCCCCGGGACCTGGGTGGCCGGGACgacctcctctacaatgtcatctGCAAGAAGTGCCATGGGGGTCCCGGGACCATGACCTGCTCACGCTGTGATGACAATGTGGAGTTTGTGCCTCGGCAGCTGGGCCTGACCGAGCGCCGGGTGCACATCAGCCACCTGCTGGCCCACACACGCTACACCTTCGAGGTGCAGGCAGTCAACGGGGTCTCGGGCAAGAGCCCTCTGCCCCCCCGCTACGCGGCTGTGAATATCACCACCAACCAGGCTG CCCCCTCCGAGGTGCCGACCCTACGCCTGCACAGCAGCTCCGGGAGCAGCCTGACCCTGTCCTGGGCGCCCCCAGAGCGGCCCAATGGAGTCATCCTGGACTACGAGATGAAGTACTTTGAGAAG AGTGAGGGCATCGCCTCCACCGTGACCAGCCAGAAGAACTCCGTGCAGCTGGATGGGCTGAGGCCTGACGCCCGCTACGTGGTCCAGGTCCGTGCCCGCACGGTAGCTGGCTATGGGCAATACAGCCACCCAGCTGAGTTTGAGACCACAAGCGAGAGAG GCTCTGGTGCCCAGCAGCTCCAGGAGCAACTCCCCCTCATCGTGGGCTCAGCCACGGCTGGGCTGGTCTTCGTAGTGGCTGTGGTGGTCATTGCTGTCGTCTGCCTCAG GAAGCAGCGGCACAGCTCTGATTCGGAGTATACAGAGAAGCTGCAGCAATACA TTGCTCCTGGAATGAAGGTTTATATCGACCCCTTTACCTATGAAGACCCTAATGAGGCTGTGCGGGAGTTTGCTAAGGAGATTGATGTGTCCTGCGTCAAGATTGAGGAGGTGATTGGAGCTG GGGAGTTTGGAGAAGTGTGCCGGGGTCGGCTGAAACAGCCTGGCCGCCGGGAGGTGTTTGTGGCCATCAAGACGCTGAAGGTGGGTTACACGGAGAGGCAGCGGCGGGACTTCCTCAGCGAGGCCTCCATCATGGGTCAGTTTGACCACCCCAACATAATCCGGCTGGAGGGCGTGGTCACCAAAAGTCGGCCAGTCATGATCCTCACTGAGTTCATGGAGAACTGCGCCCTGGACTCCTTCCTGCGG CTTAACGACGGACAGTTCACGGTCATCCAGCTGGTGGGCATGTTGCGAGGCATTGCTGCCGGCATGAAGTACCTGTCTGAGATGAACTACGTGCACCGCGACCTGGCTGCCCGCAACATCCTCGTCAACAGCAACCTGGTCTGCAAAGTCTCAGACTTCGGCCTCTCCCGCTTCTTGGAGGATGACCCCTCTGATCCCACCTACACAAGCTCCCTG GGCGGGAAGATCCCCATCCGCTGGACCGCCCCAGAGGCCATAGCCTATCGGAAGTTCACCTCTGCTAGTGACGTCTGGAGCTATGGCATCGTCATGTGGGAGGTCATGAGCTACGGCGAGCGACCCTACTGGGACATGAGCAACCAGGAT GTCATCAATGCCGTGGAGCAAGATTACCGGCTGCCCCCACCCATGGACTGCCCCACAGCGCTGCACCAGCTCATGCTGGACTGCTGGGTGCGGGACCGGAACCTCAGGCCCAAATTCTCCCAGATCGTCAACACCCTGGACAAGCTCATTCGTAATGCTGCCAGCCTTAAGGTCATCGCCAGTGCCCAGTCTGG CATGTCACAACCCCTCCTGGACCGCACGGTCCCCGACTACACGACCTTCACAACAGTTGGTGACTGGCTGGATGCCATCAAGATGGGGCGGTACAAGGAGAGCTTTGTCAGCGCGGGGTTTGCATCCTTTgacctggtggcccagatgacTGCAGA AGACCTGCTCCGGATCGGGGTCACCTTGGCGGGCCACCAGAAGAAGATCCTCAGCAGTATCCAGGACATGCGGCTGCAGATGAACCAGACGTTGCCTGTGCAGGTCTGA